One region of Mycolicibacterium rhodesiae NBB3 genomic DNA includes:
- a CDS encoding MaoC/PaaZ C-terminal domain-containing protein, whose protein sequence is MPLDPNAIGAKTEPQLFTWTDRDTLLYALGVGAGLDDLAFTTENSHDTPQQVLPTYAVIACLPFAAAAMIGSFNFAMLLHGSQGIRLYKPLPPAGKLSVVAEVADIQDKGEGKNAIVMLKATGTDPDSGEVITETHTTAVIRGEGGFGGQPGQRPTAPEIPDREPDSTIALPTREDQALIYRLSGDRNPLHSDPWFAREMAGFPKPILHGLCSYGVAGRALVADLGGGDATKVSAVAARFTSPVFPGETLTTSIWRTEPGHAVFRTEASDPDGSNARPVLEDGTAEYSA, encoded by the coding sequence ATGCCGCTCGACCCGAATGCCATTGGCGCCAAGACGGAGCCGCAACTTTTCACCTGGACCGACCGCGACACGCTGCTGTACGCGCTCGGCGTCGGAGCGGGACTCGACGATCTCGCGTTCACGACAGAGAACAGTCACGACACCCCGCAGCAGGTACTGCCCACCTACGCGGTCATCGCGTGCCTGCCCTTCGCGGCGGCCGCCATGATCGGCAGCTTCAATTTCGCCATGCTGCTGCACGGGTCGCAGGGGATCCGGCTGTACAAGCCGCTGCCACCGGCCGGCAAGCTGAGCGTCGTCGCCGAGGTCGCCGACATCCAGGACAAGGGAGAAGGCAAGAACGCCATCGTCATGCTCAAGGCGACGGGCACCGATCCCGACTCCGGCGAGGTGATCACCGAAACACATACCACTGCCGTCATCCGCGGCGAAGGCGGATTCGGCGGCCAGCCCGGCCAACGGCCGACGGCGCCGGAAATCCCCGACCGCGAACCGGATTCGACGATCGCGCTGCCCACCCGCGAGGACCAGGCGCTGATCTATCGGCTCTCCGGTGACCGCAATCCCCTGCACAGCGATCCGTGGTTCGCGCGCGAGATGGCCGGCTTCCCGAAGCCGATCCTGCACGGTCTGTGCTCCTACGGCGTCGCCGGTCGTGCGCTGGTTGCCGACCTCGGCGGCGGGGACGCGACGAAAGTCAGCGCAGTCGCGGCCAGGTTCACCTCGCCGGTGTTTCCCGGCGAGACCCTCACCACGTCGATCTGGCGCACCGAACCGGGGCACGCGGTATTCCGCACCGAGGCGTCCGACCCTGACGGATCGAACGCGCGCCCGGTGCTCGAGGACGGCACCGCCGAGTACAGCGCCTGA